One window from the genome of Streptomyces sp. NBC_01476 encodes:
- a CDS encoding SDR family NAD(P)-dependent oxidoreductase → MSTTHSLPAGSPPASTGRVLLIGASRGLGLALAREWAQDGRQVVATVRGSGRTPLHDLADSRAGQIEIETVDITEPAQIAALHDRLADRMFDLLFVNAGVTNQPEGTVAETSTDEFVRVMVTNALSPLRVVEALQDRVEPDGTIAVMSSGQGSVANNERGGHEVYRGSKAALNTFMRSYAARHDGERRSLVLMAPGWVQTDMGGAGAHLTIDESIPNVVKTLDALRESPGLHYVDYLGRTVAW, encoded by the coding sequence ATGTCTACAACTCATTCTCTTCCCGCCGGTTCACCGCCGGCCTCAACCGGCCGCGTGCTGCTGATCGGCGCGTCCCGCGGTCTGGGCCTCGCACTGGCCCGGGAGTGGGCGCAGGACGGCCGGCAGGTCGTGGCCACCGTGCGCGGCTCGGGCCGGACCCCGCTGCACGACCTCGCCGACTCCCGCGCCGGGCAGATCGAGATCGAAACCGTCGACATCACCGAGCCCGCGCAGATCGCGGCGCTGCACGATCGGCTGGCGGACCGGATGTTCGACCTGCTCTTCGTGAACGCCGGCGTGACGAACCAGCCCGAGGGCACGGTGGCGGAAACCTCGACCGACGAGTTCGTCCGGGTCATGGTCACCAACGCGCTGAGCCCACTGCGTGTCGTCGAGGCGCTCCAGGACCGCGTCGAACCCGACGGCACCATCGCGGTGATGTCCTCGGGCCAGGGCAGCGTGGCCAACAACGAGCGCGGCGGCCACGAGGTGTACCGCGGCAGCAAGGCCGCGCTCAACACGTTCATGCGCAGTTACGCGGCCCGGCACGACGGCGAACGCCGTTCCCTGGTCCTCATGGCGCCCGGCTGGGTGCAGACTGACATGGGCGGCGCGGGCGCCCACCTCACCATCGACGAGAGCATCCCGAACGTCGTCAAGACACTCGACGCCCTCCGGGAGAGCCCGGGCCTGCACTACGTCGACTACCTCGGCCGGACCGTGGCCTGGTGA
- a CDS encoding MarR family winged helix-turn-helix transcriptional regulator, with protein sequence MYRFVEAHHRHGELAEALGFRLGGGRGKILFQLRHGPATLRQLAEANGVDAPYATLIVDKLEAHGLVERRPHPDDRRRKLVTLTAAGHQAIANADAILLRPPPAMGSLTADDLGQLAGLLTRLLDADADAAGPQPPE encoded by the coding sequence ATGTACCGCTTCGTCGAGGCGCACCACCGCCATGGCGAACTCGCCGAAGCGCTCGGATTCCGTCTCGGCGGCGGCCGGGGGAAGATCCTCTTCCAGCTCCGCCACGGACCGGCGACTCTCCGCCAACTCGCCGAGGCCAACGGCGTCGACGCCCCCTACGCCACCTTGATCGTCGACAAGCTGGAAGCCCACGGCCTCGTTGAACGCCGCCCGCACCCCGACGACAGGCGCCGCAAGCTGGTCACGCTCACGGCCGCCGGCCACCAGGCCATCGCGAACGCCGACGCGATCCTGCTGCGCCCGCCCCCGGCGATGGGAAGCCTCACGGCCGACGACCTCGGACAGCTCGCCGGACTCCTCACCCGTCTCCTCGACGCGGACGCCGACGCGGCCGGACCCCAGCCCCCGGAGTAG
- a CDS encoding helix-turn-helix transcriptional regulator, translating into MEHHTGAVGGNELGEFLRARRAALDPRRAGLPDDGRLRRVPGLRREELAQLAHVSTDYIVRLEQGRTHRVSRPVLDALADALELAADERTYLFTLAEVARPAPRRRQAAEQQVGPELRQLLAGMAEVPAMLMNRRMDVLAWNAAAVALLGDFGALPARERNVIRMTFLDSAYRALFADWPRVARECVAVLRMEAGLHPEDPALAALVGELSLRDPDFRVWWGDHQVRGPRLLTKAYRHPVAGTLTLDVHQLSVDTHQDQFLAAYTAPPGSPSEDALRFLLQWSGPTTDRAGRTPDIDH; encoded by the coding sequence ATGGAGCACCACACCGGGGCGGTCGGCGGCAACGAACTGGGCGAGTTCCTGCGCGCACGCCGCGCCGCCCTCGACCCGCGCCGCGCGGGCCTGCCGGACGACGGCCGGCTACGCCGGGTACCGGGGCTGCGCCGCGAGGAGCTGGCCCAGCTCGCGCACGTCAGCACCGACTACATCGTGCGTCTGGAGCAGGGCCGCACCCACCGTGTGTCCCGCCCGGTCCTCGACGCGCTCGCCGACGCGCTGGAGCTCGCGGCCGACGAACGGACGTATCTGTTCACGCTCGCCGAGGTCGCGCGGCCCGCACCCAGGCGACGGCAGGCGGCCGAGCAGCAGGTCGGCCCGGAACTGCGGCAGTTGCTGGCCGGCATGGCGGAGGTGCCCGCGATGCTGATGAACCGCCGGATGGACGTGCTGGCCTGGAACGCGGCAGCGGTCGCGCTGCTCGGGGACTTCGGCGCGCTGCCCGCGCGCGAGCGCAATGTGATCCGGATGACCTTCCTCGACAGCGCGTACCGGGCGCTGTTCGCGGACTGGCCGCGCGTGGCACGGGAGTGCGTAGCCGTACTGCGGATGGAAGCGGGTCTCCACCCCGAGGATCCGGCACTGGCCGCGCTGGTGGGCGAACTCAGCCTGCGGGACCCGGACTTCCGCGTGTGGTGGGGAGACCACCAGGTCCGCGGCCCGCGCCTGCTCACCAAGGCCTACCGCCACCCGGTGGCGGGCACCCTCACCCTCGACGTCCACCAGTTGTCCGTCGACACCCACCAGGACCAGTTCCTGGCCGCCTACACCGCCCCTCCCGGCTCCCCCTCCGAGGACGCCCTGCGCTTCCTCCTCCAGTGGTCAGGCCCCACCACGGACCGGGCCGGCCGGACCCCGGACATCGATCACTGA